One Phaseolus vulgaris cultivar G19833 chromosome 2, P. vulgaris v2.0, whole genome shotgun sequence DNA window includes the following coding sequences:
- the LOC137810280 gene encoding pentatricopeptide repeat-containing protein At1g71420, producing the protein MVLFGASNLSALMLCSRKLVRYVFFKRCLLRNLCTSSAEPETIATKIDAKIRALSTQGNIEEALSLLYTHCSLSLQTCASLFHACAQKKCLQHGMALHHYMLHKDPTIQNDLFLANHILNMYCKCGHLSYARYMFEQMSRRNIVSWTVLISGYAQSGLIRECFSLFSGLLAHFRPNEFAFASLLSACEEHDIERGIQLHAVALKISLDANVYVANALIAMYSKHSGSTGGYDGAADDAWTMFKSMEYRNLISWNSMIAGFQLRGLGDKAIRLFTHMYCNGIGFDRATLLSVFSSLNQCGAFDDINVHLRKCFQLHCLTVKSGFITEIEVITALIKSYANLGGHISDCYRIFLDTSSELDIVSWTALISVFAERDPEQAFLLFCQLHHQNYLPDWYTFSIALKACAYFVTEQHAMAVHSQIIKKGFQEDTVLCNALIHAYARCGSLALSEQVFDEMGNRDLVSWNSMLKSHAIHGKAKDALELFQRMEVCPDSATFVALLSACSHVGLVDEGVKLFNSMSDDHCIVPQLDHYSCMVDLYGRAGKIVEAEELIRKMPMKPDSVIWSSLLGSCRKHGETLLAKLAADKFKELEPNNSLGYVQMSNVYSSAGSFTEACLIRKEMSNYKVRKEPGLSLVKIGKQVHEFGSGAQYHPHKEAILSQLEILIGKLKEMGYVPELSLALYDTEVEHKEDQLLHHSEKMALVFAIMNEGSLPCGEKVIKIMKNIRICVDCHNFMKLASYLFQKEIVVRDSNRFHHFKYATCSCNDFW; encoded by the coding sequence ATGGTCCTTTTTGGTGCGAGCAACCTCTCTGCATTGATGTTATGCTCCAGAAAGCTCGTGCGTTATGTGTTTTTCAAACGTTGTCTGTTGCGGAATCTTTGTACTTCAAGTGCAGAACCAGAAACCATAGCCACTAAAATTGATGCAAAGATACGTGCTCTTTCCACACAAGGCAACATTGAAGAAGCTCTTTCACTTCTTTACACCCATTGTTCTCTGTCCCTTCAAACCTGTGCCTCTCTGTTCCATGCTTGTGCTCAGAAAAAGTGCCTCCAACATGGCATGGCTCTGCACCATTACATGTTGCACAAAGACCCCACAATTCAAAATGACCTTTTTCTCGCCAATCACATCCTAAACATGTACTGCAAGTGTGGCCACTTATCCTATGCCCGCTACATGTTTGAACAAATGTCACGGAGAAACATTGTTTCTTGGACTGTTCTCATTTCCGGGTATGCTCAATCTGGCCTAATCAGAGAGtgtttctctctcttctctggCTTGCTGGCTCACTTTCGCCCCAACGAATTTGCTTTTGCGAGTTTGCTTAGCGCCTGTGAGGAGCATGACATTGAACGTGGCATACAGTTACATGCAGTTGCTTTGAAAATTTCTTTGGATGCCAATGTATATGTTGCAAATGCTCTTATTGCAATGTATAGCAAGCACTCTGGCTCCACCGGAGGTTATGATGGGGCAGCGGATGATGCGTGGACCATGTTCAAGTCAATGGAATATCGAAATCTTATATCTTGGAATTCAATGATTGCAGGTTTTCAACTTCGTGGACTTGGGGACAAAGCCATTCGCCTGTTTACACACATGTACTGCAATGGAATTGGGTTTGATCGTGCCACGCTGCTTAGTGTCTTTTCTTCACTGAATCAGTGTGGTGCTTTTGACGACATTAACGTGCATCTCCGGAAATGTTTTCAACTGCACTGTCTGACTGTTAAAAGCGGTTTTATTACAGAAATTGAAGTGATAACTGCATTGATAAAATCCTATGCAAATCTTGGAGGACACATTTCTGACTGTTACAGGATCTTCCTTGATACAAGTAGCGAACTGGATATTGTATCATGGACTGCTCTTATTTCTGTGTTTGCAGAACGGGATCCTGAGCAGGCTTTCCTCCTTTTTTGTCAGCTTCATCATCAAAATTATTTGCCCGACTGGTATACATTCTCAATTGCCTTAAAAGCTTGTGCATATTTTGTGACTGAGCAACATGCCATGGCTGTTCActcacaaataattaaaaagggATTTCAGGAAGATACTGTTCTTTGTAATGCCTTGATACATGCTTATGCGAGGTGTGGCTCGTTAGCTTTGTCTGAACAAGTATTTGATGAAATGGGCAACCGTGATTTGGTTTCTTGGAATTCAATGCTGAAGTCTCATGCCATACATGGGAAAGCTAAAGATGCACTGGAGCTCTTCCAGCGAATGGAAGTCTGTCCAGATTCAGCTACCTTCGTTGCACTTCTCTCAGCTTGCAGTCACGTTGGACTAGTTGATGAAGGAGTGAAATTGTTTAACTCTATGTCTGATGATCACTGTATCGTTCCTCAACTAGATCACTATTCTTGCATGGTTGACCTTTATGGACGAGCTGGAAAGATAGTTGAGGCTGAGGAGTTGATACGTAAAATGCCAATGAAACCAGATTCTGTGATTTGGAGTTCATTACTTGGATCTTGCCGGAAACATGGTGAGACCCTCTTAGCCAAATTAGCAGCTGATAAATTTAAGGAGTTAGAACCAAACAATTCATTGGGGTATGTGCAAATGTCAAACGTATATTCCTCTGCCGGTAGTTTTACAGAAGCTTGTTTGATTAGGAAGGAAATGAGTAACTATAAAGTAAGAAAAGAACCAGGATTAAGCTTGGTTAAGATTGGGAAGCAGGTTCATGAATTTGGCTCTGGTGCTCAATACCATCCGCATAAAGAGGCCATATTAAGCCAGCTTGAGATATTGATTGGAAAATTGAAAGAGATGGGTTATGTGCCAGAACTGAGCTTAGCCTTATATGACACCGAAGTGGAGCACAAAGAAGACCAGTTGCTTCATCACAGTGAGAAGATGGCGTTGGTATTTGCCATAATGAATGAGGGAAGTTTGCCTTGTGGTGAGAAGGTCATTAAAATAATGAAGAATATTCGTATTTGTGTGGACTGCCACAACTTCATGAAATTAGCATCATATCTATTTCAGAAGGAGATTGTTGTTCGAGATTCAAACCGCTTTCACCACTTCAAATATGCAACATGCTCTTGTAATGACTTTTGGTAA
- the LOC137810291 gene encoding protein PLANT CADMIUM RESISTANCE 10 isoform X2, with the protein MSLTAPRFSMTKQKGSKLFCNIVLISKCWFWVLTSYHIHFGCIGCLCPCFLFGKNAEFLGSGTFLGSCVTHFILWSVVNTACCLLTDGLFLGLPGCLVSCYACGYRKALRSKYNLPEAPCGDFVTHFCCHPCAICQEYREICERSGDSEPTGLKLAVVTAPTIQTMEPDSKK; encoded by the exons ATGAGCCTCACAGCACCACGTTTCTCTATGACAAAACAAAAAGGATCAAAACTTTTCTGTAACATAGTTCTAATTTCAAAATGCTGGTTTTGGGTTTTAACTTCATATCATATTCATTTTG GTTGTATAGGTTGTCTTTGTCCTTGCTTTCTCTTTGGGAAGAATGCTGAATTTCTGGGTTCTGGAACATTCCTGGGATCATGTGTTACACACTTTATATTATGGAGTGTGGTTAATACAGCCTGCTGCTTATTAACTGATGGCTTGTTTTTGGGTTTACCGGGATGTCTTGTTTCCTGTTATGCCTGTGGCTACCGTAAGGCCTTAAGATCAAAGTATAATTTGCCG GAAGCACCCTGTGGAGATTTTGTTACCCATTTTTGCTGTCACCCCTGTGCCATTTGTCAAGAGTATCGTGAGATATGCGAAAGATCTGGGGATTCTGAACCCACAGGCTTGAAGCTAGCTGTAGTTACAGCTCCAACAATCCAGACAATGGAACCTGATTCCAAGAAGTAA
- the LOC137810292 gene encoding late embryogenesis abundant protein At5g17165-like, translating into MAANSSSRGITALGKRVANRIWTSKSPSPPSTSRKSGGRAAYSSSSSVYDKNPDDHIHSAPVPDDVNHATQSGKYWAPHPQTGVFGPPGGDHLASPPTSTGGGERPFHSDVLEEKAWFRPTSLEDLEKPHSLP; encoded by the exons ATGGCCGCCAATTCGAGTAGTCGAGGGATCACCGCCTTGGGGAAGCGCGTCGCCAACAGGATCTGGACCTCCAAATCCCCTTCACCACCTTCAACTTCCAG GAAGTCAGGTGGAAGAGCAGCATACAGCAGCAGCAGTTCGGTATACGACAAAAACCCTGATGATCATATCCACTCTGCTCCTGTCCCAGACGATGTGAACCACGCCACCCAGTCAGGCAAATACTGGGCCCCACACCCTCAGACTGGGGTATTTGGGCCTCCCGGCGGCGACCACCTTGCATCTCCTCCGACCTCCACTGGCGGCGGAGAACGCCCCTTTCACTCTGATGTGCTGGAGGAGAAGGCCTGGTTTCGCCCCACCAGTCTGGAGGACTTGGAGAAGCCTCACTCCCTTCCTTAA
- the LOC137810289 gene encoding succinate dehydrogenase assembly factor 1, mitochondrial — protein sequence MGSSKVQRLSGMQKQVLSLFRGFLRAARSKSEEERRKIEAIVSQEFRQNAKNVDRKNFLYIEYLLRRGNKQLDQLRDPGTTGLSSLQLHFSKTDYSE from the coding sequence ATGGGAAGCTCCAAAGTTCAAAGGCTTTCTGGGATGCAGAAACAAGTACTCAGTCTTTTCAGAGGGTTTCTGCGTGCAGCACGATCGAAATCGGAGGAAGAACGGCGCAAGATAGAGGCAATTGTATCGCAAGAGTTTCGGCAGAATGCAAAGAATGTGGATCGGAAGAATTTTCTGTACATTGAGTACTTGCTTCGCCGTGGCAACAAACAGCTTGATCAACTAAGGGACCCTGGTACCACCGGCTTATCTTCATTGCAACTTCATTTCTCAAAAACTGATTACAGTGAGTGA
- the LOC137810291 gene encoding protein PLANT CADMIUM RESISTANCE 10 isoform X1, which yields MKNQHGYVPPAYIPLGQSDSEAVHVSSLQRNEQDPGSNGSNQMQAQWSSGICACFDDTQSCCIGCLCPCFLFGKNAEFLGSGTFLGSCVTHFILWSVVNTACCLLTDGLFLGLPGCLVSCYACGYRKALRSKYNLPEAPCGDFVTHFCCHPCAICQEYREICERSGDSEPTGLKLAVVTAPTIQTMEPDSKK from the exons ATGAAGAACCAGCACGGTTATGTGCCACCTGCATACATACCTTTGGGGCAGTCAGATTCAGAGGCAGTTCATGTCTCTTCGCTTCAGCGTAATGAACAAGATCCTGGTAGCAATGGATCAAACCAAATGCAGGCTCAGTGGTCTTCTGGAATCTGTGCTTGTTTCGATGATACGCAGAGTT GTTGTATAGGTTGTCTTTGTCCTTGCTTTCTCTTTGGGAAGAATGCTGAATTTCTGGGTTCTGGAACATTCCTGGGATCATGTGTTACACACTTTATATTATGGAGTGTGGTTAATACAGCCTGCTGCTTATTAACTGATGGCTTGTTTTTGGGTTTACCGGGATGTCTTGTTTCCTGTTATGCCTGTGGCTACCGTAAGGCCTTAAGATCAAAGTATAATTTGCCG GAAGCACCCTGTGGAGATTTTGTTACCCATTTTTGCTGTCACCCCTGTGCCATTTGTCAAGAGTATCGTGAGATATGCGAAAGATCTGGGGATTCTGAACCCACAGGCTTGAAGCTAGCTGTAGTTACAGCTCCAACAATCCAGACAATGGAACCTGATTCCAAGAAGTAA
- the LOC137810290 gene encoding uncharacterized protein, which translates to MISSTILHSYPSFKFHPFLKHPSHAIPIKPYPPISKFRNNNHICSALFTDDAPFAAAIGACMFTSLLLPVSASPEDDQDADSAVTTTDARLAVMGILSFIPYFNWLSWVFAWLDSGKRRYAVYALVYMVPYLRSNLSLSPEESWLPIASILFCIVHIQLEASIRNGDIQGFQLFRNVADQLSSSNRKISHLNQHQEMAEEGSKKEEKNLPHAQERSRDIGGWEDSQIPLQPRQHLNEDLEDDDKERNKH; encoded by the exons ATGATTTCTTCCACCATCCTTCATTCATACCCCTCTTTCAAATTCCACCCTTTTCTCAAACACCCTTCTCATGCAATTCCAATCAAACCCTACCCACCCATTTCCAAATTCAGGAACAACAACCACATCTGCTCGGCGCTCTTCACCGACGATGCCCCCTTTGCCGCCGCAATCGGCGCTTGCATGTTCACCTCTCTGCTTCTTCCCGTCTCTGCTTCCCCGGAAGACGACCAAGATGCTGATTCCGCCGTCACCACCACCGACGCAAGGCTCGCCGTCATGGGGATTCTCAGTTTCATCCCTTATTTCAATTGGCTC AGTTGGGTTTTCGCGTGGCTCGATTCTGGCAAACGACGTTATGCTGTCTACGCTCTTGTTTATATGGTTCCTTATCTCAG GTCAAACCTATCATTGTCGCCTGAAGAAAGTTGGCTGCCTATTGCAAGCATTTTATTCTGCATCGTTCACATTCAG CTGGAAGCAAGCATTAGAAATGGAGATATTCAGGGGTTTCAACTATTCAGGAATGTCGCAGATCAGCTATCATCAAGTAATAGGAAAATAAGTCATTTGAATCAGCATCAAGAAATGGCTGAGGAG GGAAgcaagaaagaagagaagaaccTGCCACATGCCCAAGAACGATCAAGGGATATTGGAGGTTGGGAAGATTCACAGATACCTTTACAACCCCGCCAGCACTTGAATGAAGACCTGGAAGATGATGATAAAGAAAGAAACAAGCACTGA
- the LOC137810278 gene encoding pentatricopeptide repeat-containing protein At3g18110, chloroplastic, producing MSVSVSGSQVLSFPSIPRPHSNPPHKPAALPSSSSPSTASHDTETDSSSEPNAVKTVKFVYARASPSIRWPHLKLSETHYSTHTQLPQDDIFPAKTQPFDTPEEPPKPGRIDVNDDEGQEALGRRSKTRVKKMNKLALKRDKNWRERVKYLTDTILALKSEEFVAGVLEERRVQMTPTDFCFVVKWVGQQNWQRALELYECLNLRHWYAPNARMVATILGVLGKANQEALAVEIFTRAESSVGDTVQVYNAMMGVYARSGRFNKVKELLDLMRERGCVPDLVSFNTLINARMKSGAMEPNLALQLLHEVRRSGIRPDIITYNTLISACSRESNFEEAIAVFSDMESHRCQPDLWTYNAMISVCGRCGRPRKAQELFTELESKGFLPDAVTYNSLLYAFSREGNTEKVRDICEEMVKKGFGRDEMTYNTIIHMYGKQGRHNQALQLYRDMKTFGRNPDAVTYTVLIDSLGKASKVEEAANVMSEMLDAGVKPTLHTYSALICAYTKAGRGEEAEETFNCMRKSGIKADHLAYSVMLDFFLRFNEMKKAMGLYHEMIREGFTPDNGLYEVMMHALVKENMWGVVDRIIEDMEQLGGMNPQIISSVLVKGGCYDHAAKMLRVAISNGFELDHEIFLSIVSSYSSSARYSEAYELLEYMRERAPDHTQMITEALIIILCKDKKLDAALEEYRSKGGLGSFRSCTIYESLIQESIQNELFDVASQIFSDMRFNGVEPSECLYQAMVSVNCRMGLPETAHHLLYHAEKNGIILDNNVSVYVDIVETYGKLKIWQKAESLVGGLRQRSSKVDRKVWNALIHAYAFSGCYERARAIFNTMMRDGPSPTVDSVNGLLQALIVDRRLNELYVVIQELQDMGLKISKSSILLTLEAFAQAGSLFEVQKIYNGMKAAGYFPTMHLYRIMLRLLCKCKRVRDVETMLCEMEEAGFKPDLQICNSVLKLYLGINDFKSMGIIYQKIKDADLKPDGETYNTLIIMYCRDCRPEEGLSLMNKMRTLGLEPKLDTYRSLITAFGKQRMYEQAEELFEELRSDGYKLDRAFYHLMMKMYRTSGDHLKAENLLAMMKESGIEPTISTMHLLMVSYGESGQPEEAENVLKNLKTTGVVLDTLPYSSVIDAYLRKGNFEAGIEKLKEMKEAGIEPDHRIWTCFIRAASLSEGADEAIILLNALQGSGFDLPIRLLKEKSESLVSEVDQCLEGLQPVEDNAAFSLVNALLDLLWAFELRATASWIFQLAIRRSIYRHDIFRVADKDWGADFRKLSAGSALVGLTLWLDHMQDASLQGYPESPKSVVLITGTAEYNMVSLDSTMKAYLWEMASPFLPCKTRQGVLVAKAHSLRMWLKESPFCLDLELKDAPNLPKSNSMRLIEGCLIRRGLVPAFKEITEKLEIVSPKKFSKLALLPDEQRSKTIQAYTEGRKEKLEKRKKIVDPKRLKRIMKIRNLKRRKYFREASIPNAIGKQRTFKPLGTERLS from the exons ATGTCTGTCTCAGTGTCAGGTTCTCAAGTTCTTAGTTTTCCCTCAATTCCACGACCACATTCGAACCCTCCGCACAAACCCGCTGCACTTCCTTCCTCTTCTTCACCTTCCACTGCTTCCCATGACACTGAAACCGATTCCTCTTCAGAACCCAACGCCGTTAAGACCGTCAAGTTCGTCTACGCCAGAGCTTCTCCTTCAATCAGATGGCCCCACCTCAAACTTTCCGAAACCCACTATTCCACGCACACCCAATTACCCCAAGACGATATTTTCCCCGCCAAAACTCAACCTTTCGACACCCCAGAGGAACCCCCAAAACCGGGTCGCATTGATGTAAACGACGACGAGGGCCAAGAAGCCCTGGGGAGACGCAGCAAGACGAGGGTGAAAAAGATGAACAAGTTGGCGCTGAAAAGGGACAAGAATTGGAGGGAAAGAGTGAAGTACTTAACAGACACGATTCTGGCGTTGAAGTCGGAGGAGTTTGTGGCGGGTGTGTTGGAAGAACGCAGAGTTCAGATGACACCAACCGATTTCTGCTTTGTGGTCAAGTGGGTGGGTCAGCAGAACTGGCAACGCGCGCTTGAGCTCTACGAGTGCTTGAATTTGCGGCACTGGTATGCGCCCAATGCGAGAATGGTTGCAACCATCTTGGGTGTGTTGGGAAAGGCCAATCAGGAAGCTCTTGCTGTTGAAATCTTCACGAGGGCCGAGTCAAGTGTAGGGGACACGGTTCAAGTGTACAATGCTATGATGGGTGTGTATGCGCGCAGTGGTCGCTTCAATAAGGTAAAGGAGCTGCTTGATTTAATGCGTGAGAGAGGATGTGTGCCTGATCTTGTGAGTTTCAATACTTTGATTAATGCAAGGATGAAGAGTGGTGCAATGGAGCCTAATTTGGCTCTTCAGCTTTTGCATGAAGTGAGGAGGTCTGGGATTAGGCCTGATATAATAACATACAATACCCTTATAAGTGCTTGTTCAAGGGAATCTAATTTTGAGGAAGCTATAGCAGTTTTCAGTGATATGGAGTCTCACCGGTGTCAGCCTGATCTGTGGACTTACAATGCTATGATTTCTGTGTGTGGTAGATGCGGGCGTCCCAGGAAAGCTCAGGAGCTGTTTACAGAATTAGAGTCTAAAGGGTTTCTGCCAGATGCTGTGACTTATAATTCCTTGTTGTATGCTTTTTCCAGAGAAGGGAATACCGAAAAGGTGAGGGATATTTGTGAAGAGATGGTGAAGAAGGGATTTGGCAGGGACGAGATGACATACAATACTATCATACACATGTATGGGAAGCAAGGCCGGCATAATCAAGCACTGCAGCTTTATAGAGACATGAAGACTTTTGGTAGGAATCCTGATGCAGTTACGTATACTGTTTTGATAGATTCACTTGGGAAAGCAAGTAAGGTCGAGGAAGCTGCAAATGTGATGTCTGAAATGCTGGATGCGGGAGTTAAGCCCACTTTGCACACGTATAGTGCTTTGATTTGTGCTTATACCAAGGCTGGGAGGGGAGAAGAGGCTGAAGAGACATTCAATTGCATGCGTAAGTCAGGGATCAAAGCTGATCATCTAGCTTACTCAGTTATGTTGGATTTCTTTCTGAGATTCAATGAGATGAAAAAGGCTATGGGGCTGTATCATGAAATGATTCGGGAAGGTTTCACGCCGGATAATGGTCTCTATGAGGTCATGATGCATGCACTTGTGAAGGAAAACATGTGGGGTGTTGTCGACAGAATTATTGAAGATATGGAACAACTGGGAGGCATGAATCCACAGATTATTTCATCTGTACTTGTTAAAGGGGGGTGTTATGATCATGCTGCTAAAATGTTAAGAGTTGCCATCAGCAATGGCTTTGAATTGGATCATGAAATATTTTTGTCTATCGTGAGTTCATATAGCTCATCTGCTAGATATTCAGAAGCGTACGAACTTCTTGAATACATGAGAGAACGTGCTCCAGATCATACTCAAATGATCACAGAAGCACTCATCATTATACTTTGCAAGGATAAAAAGTTAGATGCAGCCTTGGAGGAATATAGAAGTAAAGGAGGACTTGGTTCATTTAGAAGTTGTACCATTTATGAATCTCTTATTCAGGAATCTATACAGAATGAACTCTTTGACGTAGCTTCTCAGATTTTCTCTGACATGAGATTCAATGGTGTTGAGCCATCTGAATGTCTGTATCAAGCTATGGTGTCTGTCAACTGTAGAATGGGTTTACCTGAGACAGCCCACCATCTGTTGTATCATGCAGAGAAAAATGGTATTATACTTGATAATAATGTATCAGTTTACGTTGATATCGTTGAAACGTATGGGAAGTTAAAGATATGGCAAAAGGCAGAAAGCTTGGTAGGGGgtctcaggcaaagatcttcaAAAGTGGATAGGAAGGTGTGGAATGCTCTAATACATGCTTATGCATTCAGTGGTTGTTACGAAAGAGCTAGAGCTATTTTCAACACAATGATGAGAGATGGCCCTTCTCCGACTGTAGATTCTGTAAATGGTCTATTACAGGCTTTAATTGTCGATAGGAGACTGAATGAGCTTTATGTGGTAATCCAGGAATTGCAAGACATGGGATTAAAGATTAGTAAAAGTTCTATTCTTTTGACACTTGAAGCATTTGCTCAGGCAGGAAGCTTATTTGAGGTACAGAAAATATACAATGGAATGAAAGCTGCTGGTTATTTTCCTACCATGCATCTCTATAGAATAATGCTTAGATTGCTGTGCAAATGCAAAAGAGTAAGGGATGTAGAAACCATGTTATGTGAGATGGAAGAGGCAGGTTTTAAGCCTGATCTTCAAATTTGCAATTCCgttcttaaattatatttagGTATTAATGATTTTAAAAGCATGGGTATCATTTACCAGAAGATTAAAGATGCTGATCTTAAACCAGATGGGGAAACTTATAATACATTAATTATAATGTACTGCAGAGACTGTAGACCAGAAGAAGGACTTTCATTGATGAATAAGATGAGAACCCTTGGTCTGGAACCTAAGCTGGACACATACAGAAGCCTGATCACTGCATTTGGTAAGCAACGCATGTATGAACAGGCAGAGGAACTTTTTGAAGAGCTTAGATCAGATGGTTATAAACTGGACCGTGCTTTTTACCATTTAATGATGAAAATGTATAGAACTTCTGGTGATCATCTGAAAGCTGAAAATCTACTGGCCATGATGAAAGAATCAGGGATAGAGCCCACGATTTCCACTATGCATTTGCTTATGGTTTCCTACGGTGAATCTGGGCAGCCTGAGGAAGCTGAGAATGTCCTTAAAAACTTGAAAACAACAGGAGTGGTTTTGGATACTCTACCTTATAGTTCTGTTATTGATGCATATCTCAGAAAAGGGAATTTTGAAGCTGGTATTGAAAAACTCAAAGAGATGAAAGAAGCAGGCATAGAACCGGACCATCGAATATGGACGTGCTTTATCAGAGCTGCAAGCTTGTCTGAGGGAGCAGATGAAGCCATTATTCTTTTAAATGCACTCCAAGGTTCTGGATTTGATCTACCAATAAG GCTTCTTAAAGAAAAATCTGAGTCACTAGTTTCAGAAGTTGACCAGTGTCTGGAGGGACTACAACCTGTGGAAGATAATGCAGCCTTTAGCCTTGTGAATGCTTTGTTGGATCTCTTGTGGGCATTTGAACTACGAGCCACTGCATCATGGATTTTCCAATTGGCCATCAGGAGAAGCATTTATCGCCATGATATTTTTAG AGTTGCTGATAAGGACTGGGGAGCTGATTTTAGAAAACTATCTGCTGGATCAGCTCTTGTTGGTCTTACTTTATGGCTTGATCACATGCAG GATGCCTCCTTGCAGGGCTATCCAGAGTCACCAAAATCAGTTGTACTCATAACAGGAACAGCAGAGTATAACATGGTATCCCTTGATAGCACAATGAAGGCATACCTTTGGGAAATGGCATCACCTTTCCTTCCCTGCAAGACCCGACAAGGTGTCCTTGTAGCAAAGGCTCATTCCCTCAGAATGTGGTTAAAAGAATCACCATTTTGCTTGGATCTGGAGTTAAAAGATGCTCCAAATCTCCCAAAGTCAAATTCAATGCGGCTAATTGAAGGATGCTTGATAAGACGTGGACTTGTTCCAGCATTCAAGGAAATTACTGAGAAACTGGAAATAGTAAGTCCCAAGAAATTTTCCAAACTGGCTTTGTTACCTGATGAACAGAGAAGTAAGACCATTCAAGCTTATACTGAAGGAAGGAAAGAGAAActggaaaaaagaaagaaaattgttGACCCCAAAAGGCTGAAGAGGATCATGAAGATCAGGAACCTTAAAAGAAGGAAATATTTTCGGGAAGCATCCATTCCAAATGCAATTGGGAAACAAAGGACTTTCAAACCACTTGGTACCGAAAGACTGTCATAA